The Candidatus Eremiobacterota bacterium genome segment GAGCCGGCGCTCACCGCGGCGTTCCGCACGGGCCAGGGCTTCGGCTGGCACGAGCACGACCCGCGGCTGTTCGGCGCGACGGAACGCTTCTTCCGCCCCGGCTACAACGCCAATTTGGTCTCGAGCTGGATTCCGGCGCTGGACGGCGTCGAGGCGAAGCTGCGCGCCGGCGCGCGCGTCGCCGACGTCGGCTGCGGTCTGGGAACCTCGACGATCGTGATGGCGCAAGCGTATCCGCAGTCGCGCTTCGACGGGTACGACTACCACCAAGGCTCGATCGAGGCGGCGCGCGCGGCGGCGAAAAAGGCCGGCGTCGACGATCGCGTGACGTTCGAGGTGGCGAGCGCGAAAGCGTATCCGGGCGGCGGCTACGACTTCGTCGCCTGCTTCGACTGCATCCACGACATGGGCGATCCGGTCGGCGCGCTCGCGCACATCCGGGAGACGCTGCGCGAGGACGGCACGTTCATGATGGTCGAGCCGTTCGCCAACGACGCGCTCGAGGACAACCTCAACCCGGTCGGGCGCGTCTACTACGCGGCCTCGACGCTGCTGTGCACGCCGGCCTCGCTGGCGCAGGAAGTCGGCGCCGCGCTCGGCGCGCAA includes the following:
- a CDS encoding methyltransferase domain-containing protein, yielding MVGDVGATLTGALIVVGDKLGYYRTLADRGPLTSRELAEATGTHERYAREWLSNQAASGYVDYDPATKTFTLPAEHQPLLADESSPVLLCGLYQIAQTMFADEPALTAAFRTGQGFGWHEHDPRLFGATERFFRPGYNANLVSSWIPALDGVEAKLRAGARVADVGCGLGTSTIVMAQAYPQSRFDGYDYHQGSIEAARAAAKKAGVDDRVTFEVASAKAYPGGGYDFVACFDCIHDMGDPVGALAHIRETLREDGTFMMVEPFANDALEDNLNPVGRVYYAASTLLCTPASLAQEVGAALGAQAGEARLRETCIQAGFTRFARATETPFNLVFEARP